In Bifidobacterium sp. ESL0745, one DNA window encodes the following:
- a CDS encoding aminotransferase class I/II-fold pyridoxal phosphate-dependent enzyme has protein sequence MLDFTSDYTEGAHPEILKRMAETNMEQLPGYGSDKYCDSAKEKIRQACGCPDADVWFLVGGTQANQTVIDTITPAYAGAVAATNGHINVHEAGAVESTGHKVLTLPSHEGKIDAADLDQYCKDFYADGNYTHMVFPGCVYVSHPTEYGTMYTKAELTAIAEVAHKYDMPLFLDGARLGYGLTAAGNDLTLEDIARIADVFYIGGTKVGALFGEAVVFTKHNTPKHFLTQIKQHGALLAKGWLLGLQFDTLFTDGLYTKIARNANVMADQIRTALKAKGYQLVYPNMTNQIFVAMDQPTINRLSPQVAMGFLEKYDDTHSVMRICTSWATTQEHTDQLIALL, from the coding sequence ATGCTGGATTTCACCAGTGATTACACGGAAGGCGCCCATCCCGAAATCCTCAAGCGAATGGCCGAGACCAATATGGAGCAGCTGCCTGGCTATGGATCGGACAAGTATTGCGATTCCGCCAAAGAAAAGATCCGCCAGGCTTGCGGATGCCCGGACGCCGATGTCTGGTTCCTCGTCGGCGGCACGCAGGCCAATCAGACGGTTATCGACACCATAACCCCGGCCTACGCCGGCGCAGTCGCCGCGACTAACGGACACATCAACGTCCATGAGGCGGGAGCCGTGGAATCGACCGGGCACAAAGTGCTCACGCTACCAAGCCATGAAGGCAAGATCGACGCGGCCGATTTAGACCAATACTGCAAGGATTTCTATGCCGATGGCAACTACACCCATATGGTCTTCCCCGGTTGCGTCTATGTCTCGCACCCCACCGAATACGGCACGATGTATACCAAGGCGGAACTCACGGCCATCGCCGAAGTCGCGCACAAATACGATATGCCGCTCTTCCTTGACGGAGCGCGCCTGGGCTACGGGCTCACCGCCGCCGGCAACGACCTGACGCTTGAAGACATCGCACGCATCGCCGACGTTTTCTATATCGGCGGCACCAAAGTCGGAGCCCTGTTCGGAGAGGCGGTCGTCTTCACCAAGCACAACACGCCCAAGCATTTCCTCACGCAGATCAAGCAGCATGGCGCGCTATTGGCCAAGGGTTGGCTACTCGGTCTGCAGTTCGACACGCTGTTTACCGACGGGCTTTACACGAAGATCGCCAGAAATGCCAACGTAATGGCTGATCAGATTCGCACGGCGCTCAAGGCCAAGGGCTATCAGCTTGTATATCCGAATATGACCAACCAAATCTTTGTGGCGATGGATCAACCGACCATCAACCGTCTTTCCCCGCAGGTCGCCATGGGCTTCCTCGAGAAGTACGACGACACGCATTCGGTGATGCGCATCTGCACCAGCTGGGCGACAACCCAGGAGCACACCGACCAGCTCATCGCGCTGCTGTAA
- a CDS encoding glycosyltransferase: MPDSRNAAGEADNPLTIALVVDSVGNRGNGTSNSALQYAKELERQGHHVRLVGVGAPDYPVEVHHLPFVSWLAAKQQMQFAQPDDVVFRRAFEDVDAVHIYMPFKFGRRALAIARSMGIPVTAGFHLQPENVTYSAGPLRYIPGIPSLIYYLFDFWLYRHVGHIHTPSQMIARQLRAHGYHARLHVISNGYSSRFHPAQAESNNEEDDECDQHSRTSADIRTLDGGISERHNSDLAGVDKDDSAEIVVQDSHGTRPMFSKRRVSLAAAPEVQDSHGSQRAFRIIASGRLTHEKDHETLIRAIALSKHASQIDLTICGTGPLQFRLRRLARRLLPRPAHIGFHANEDMPNLLRQADLLVHPSIVDIESLSVLEGIASGLVPVIADSPLSAASQFALTDSSVSPARNAKALARRIDWWIEHPQERAQWGPRYAQEAREKYALPQCVRQFVVMEREAIADARRQ, from the coding sequence ATGCCAGATTCCCGAAACGCTGCAGGCGAGGCCGACAATCCACTGACCATTGCACTGGTCGTGGATTCGGTCGGCAACAGGGGCAATGGCACTTCCAATTCGGCGTTGCAATATGCCAAAGAGCTTGAGCGACAAGGACACCATGTCAGGCTGGTCGGCGTAGGTGCGCCGGACTATCCGGTCGAGGTCCACCATCTGCCGTTCGTTTCATGGCTTGCGGCAAAACAGCAGATGCAGTTTGCGCAGCCTGATGATGTGGTTTTCCGGCGGGCATTCGAGGACGTCGACGCGGTGCATATCTACATGCCGTTCAAGTTCGGCAGGCGTGCGCTGGCCATTGCGCGTTCGATGGGCATTCCGGTAACCGCAGGCTTCCACCTCCAACCGGAAAACGTCACGTATTCGGCCGGTCCGTTGCGTTATATCCCCGGTATTCCGTCGCTGATCTACTACCTGTTCGATTTCTGGTTGTATCGGCATGTCGGCCATATTCACACTCCGAGCCAGATGATTGCCCGTCAGCTACGCGCCCACGGTTATCATGCGCGACTGCACGTTATCTCCAACGGATATTCGAGCCGTTTCCATCCTGCGCAAGCCGAATCTAATAATGAAGAAGATGATGAATGCGACCAGCACAGTAGAACAAGTGCTGATATTAGAACTTTGGATGGAGGTATAAGTGAACGCCATAACAGCGATCTAGCTGGTGTCGACAAAGACGACAGCGCGGAGATCGTGGTCCAGGATTCTCATGGAACTCGACCCATGTTTTCGAAAAGGCGTGTTTCCTTGGCCGCGGCGCCTGAAGTTCAAGACTCTCATGGTTCTCAGCGTGCGTTCCGTATCATCGCTTCGGGGCGACTTACCCACGAAAAGGACCACGAGACGCTGATTCGTGCCATCGCGTTAAGCAAGCATGCCTCTCAAATCGATCTGACCATCTGCGGCACCGGCCCGTTGCAATTCCGTCTACGGCGACTTGCCAGGCGGCTGTTGCCCCGGCCTGCGCATATCGGCTTCCATGCCAATGAAGATATGCCGAACCTGTTGCGGCAGGCCGATTTGCTGGTTCACCCTTCCATCGTCGACATCGAATCGCTCAGTGTGCTCGAAGGCATCGCCTCCGGTCTGGTGCCGGTTATCGCCGATTCGCCGCTTTCGGCCGCCAGCCAGTTCGCGCTGACCGATTCCTCGGTTTCCCCGGCTCGCAATGCCAAGGCGCTCGCGCGTCGCATCGATTGGTGGATCGAACATCCGCAAGAGCGTGCACAGTGGGGGCCAAGATACGCACAGGAAGCACGCGAGAAATACGCGTTGCCGCAGTGCGTCCGTCAATTCGTTGTGATGGAGCGTGAAGCCATCGCCGACGCCCGGCGTCAATAG